In Campylobacter sp. 2014D-0216, the following proteins share a genomic window:
- the sorA gene encoding sulfite:cytochrome c oxidoreductase molybdopterin oxidoreductase subunit, with amino-acid sequence MQDHLDQNQHSQEDRRGFLKNLGITLLGASALANVSLDNYFLGSKVLAKELDSFKIDGKKDVIYHGERPLTAETQIYALDSDFTKPENFFVRNNGIPPEIDEIKEKMKKGWTLEIGGESVKNAKTYTLDELKKKFKHYTYALTLECGGNGRGEVIPSTKGTQWGFGAVACGRWTGVRLKDILEDCGVKDDAVYIGYYGIDKKLNGEDASPISRGVPIKKAMQDETLIAWAYEGKDIPWVNGYPLRLVCGGYPASASGKWLSKIVVRNKVHDGEKMETSYKIPVNPVKPGDFTSKGEMKIIESMPVKSIITNIKNNDKVKANKKFEVRGKAWAGELEVNEVYVSNDYGVTWVKAKVEKPLNRLAWQKWKAQISISTKGYYEIWARAVDSKGNSQPMVLAQWNPNGYLNNACHRVNVFGV; translated from the coding sequence ATGCAAGATCATTTAGATCAAAATCAACATTCTCAAGAAGATCGTAGAGGATTTTTAAAAAATTTAGGCATTACACTTTTAGGAGCTAGTGCATTAGCAAATGTTTCTTTGGATAATTATTTTTTAGGAAGCAAAGTTCTTGCTAAGGAATTAGATAGTTTTAAAATCGATGGTAAAAAAGATGTGATTTACCATGGAGAAAGACCTTTAACAGCTGAAACACAAATTTATGCTTTAGACTCTGACTTTACAAAGCCTGAAAATTTCTTTGTTAGAAATAATGGTATTCCACCTGAAATAGATGAGATAAAAGAAAAAATGAAAAAAGGCTGGACACTTGAAATTGGTGGTGAAAGTGTAAAAAATGCAAAAACTTATACTCTAGATGAATTAAAGAAAAAATTTAAACACTATACCTATGCTTTAACTTTAGAATGTGGTGGTAATGGAAGAGGTGAAGTTATACCTAGTACTAAAGGAACTCAATGGGGATTTGGTGCAGTTGCTTGTGGTAGATGGACTGGGGTAAGATTAAAAGATATTTTAGAAGATTGTGGTGTTAAAGATGATGCTGTTTATATAGGTTATTATGGAATAGACAAAAAATTAAATGGCGAAGATGCTTCTCCTATTAGTAGAGGTGTGCCTATTAAAAAAGCTATGCAAGATGAAACATTGATCGCTTGGGCTTATGAAGGTAAAGATATACCTTGGGTTAATGGTTATCCACTTCGTTTAGTTTGCGGAGGTTATCCTGCAAGTGCAAGTGGTAAGTGGTTATCAAAAATTGTTGTAAGAAATAAAGTCCATGATGGTGAAAAAATGGAAACTTCTTATAAAATTCCTGTAAATCCTGTAAAACCTGGTGATTTTACAAGTAAAGGTGAAATGAAAATAATAGAATCTATGCCTGTAAAATCTATCATAACAAATATCAAAAACAACGATAAAGTAAAAGCAAATAAAAAATTTGAAGTTAGAGGAAAAGCTTGGGCCGGTGAGCTTGAAGTTAATGAAGTTTATGTAAGTAATGATTATGGCGTGACTTGGGTTAAAGCAAAAGTTGAAAAACCTTTAAATCGTCTTGCATGGCAAAAATGGAAAGCACAAATTTCAATTTCTACTAAAGGGTATTATGAAATTTGGGCAAGAGCAGTTGATAGTAAAGGCAATAGCCAACCTATGGTTTTGGCACAGTGGAATCCTAATGGTTATTTAAATAATGCTTGTCATAGAGTAAATGTTTTTGGAGTATGA
- a CDS encoding CTP synthase, producing the protein MKLKQTKYIFVTGGVLSSLGKGIAAASIATILKNSGLKVSILKADPYINVDPGTMSPLEHGEVFVTDDGAETDLDLGHYERFLNESLSQDNNFTTGRVYQSVIEKERRGDYLGKTIQVIPHIVDEIKDRIKNAGIDKDVLIVEIGGTVGDIEGLPFLEAIRALKLEVGKYNAINIHLTLVPFIKAAGELKTKPTQHSVGELRRIGISPDMIICRSEKSLDRELKDKIAISCGVEKNCVIESVDAASIYQIPLNFLKQDILNSIANLLDLQNLKPNMNEWDSLVKRVIAPSNELSIAFVGKYVDLKESYKSLTEAIIHAGAALDAKVNLKWIDSEKLESTNVEESFKDVSGILVAGGFGYRGVEGKIKAIQYARENKIPFLGICLGMQLSLVEFARNVLKLEDANSSEFDKECKNPIIFLIDEFIDSNGKKQIRTSKTPLGGTMRLGAYECHIKPNTLLSKVYDNQKSVKERHRHRYEANPKYKEMFEKNGLIISGENEGLVEAVELKDHPFFLAVQFHPEFTSRLVRVNPAIFSFIKASLESHAK; encoded by the coding sequence ATGAAATTAAAACAAACTAAATATATTTTTGTAACTGGTGGCGTTTTAAGTTCTTTAGGAAAAGGTATAGCAGCAGCTTCTATAGCTACGATTTTAAAAAATTCAGGTTTAAAAGTTAGTATTTTAAAAGCAGATCCTTATATCAATGTTGATCCTGGTACGATGAGTCCTTTAGAGCATGGGGAAGTTTTTGTTACAGATGATGGAGCTGAAACGGATTTAGACTTAGGACATTATGAGAGATTTTTAAATGAAAGCTTATCTCAGGATAACAACTTCACTACAGGAAGAGTTTATCAAAGTGTTATAGAAAAAGAAAGAAGAGGAGATTATTTAGGAAAAACTATACAAGTGATCCCTCATATCGTTGATGAAATAAAAGATCGTATCAAAAATGCTGGTATTGATAAAGATGTTTTAATCGTAGAAATAGGTGGCACAGTAGGAGATATAGAAGGTTTACCTTTTTTAGAAGCTATTAGGGCTTTAAAACTTGAAGTGGGTAAATATAATGCTATTAATATTCATTTGACTTTAGTACCATTTATTAAAGCAGCAGGAGAACTTAAAACAAAACCAACTCAACATAGCGTTGGAGAATTACGCCGTATAGGTATAAGTCCTGATATGATTATTTGTAGAAGTGAAAAGTCTTTAGATAGAGAATTAAAAGATAAAATCGCAATTTCATGTGGAGTTGAAAAAAATTGTGTTATAGAAAGTGTAGATGCAGCTAGTATTTATCAAATTCCACTTAATTTCTTAAAGCAAGATATTTTAAATTCCATAGCGAATTTACTAGATCTTCAAAATTTAAAGCCAAATATGAACGAATGGGATTCTTTAGTAAAAAGAGTGATCGCTCCAAGTAATGAACTTAGTATAGCTTTTGTAGGAAAATATGTAGATTTAAAAGAAAGTTATAAAAGCTTAACTGAAGCGATTATCCATGCAGGTGCGGCACTTGATGCAAAAGTAAATTTAAAATGGATTGATAGTGAAAAATTAGAAAGCACAAATGTAGAAGAAAGCTTTAAAGATGTTAGCGGGATCTTAGTAGCAGGTGGTTTTGGTTACCGTGGAGTAGAAGGTAAAATTAAAGCCATTCAATACGCAAGAGAAAATAAAATTCCATTTTTAGGAATTTGTTTAGGTATGCAGCTTTCTTTAGTGGAATTTGCACGCAATGTTTTAAAACTTGAAGATGCTAATTCAAGTGAATTTGATAAAGAATGTAAAAATCCTATCATCTTTTTAATTGATGAATTTATTGATTCAAATGGTAAAAAACAAATTAGAACAAGCAAAACACCACTTGGTGGGACTATGCGTCTTGGAGCTTATGAGTGTCATATTAAACCAAATACACTTTTAAGTAAGGTTTATGATAATCAAAAAAGCGTCAAAGAACGTCATCGCCACCGCTATGAAGCAAATCCAAAATATAAAGAAATGTTTGAAAAAAATGGACTTATCATTAGTGGAGAAAATGAAGGTTTGGTTGAAGCTGTGGAACTTAAAGATCATCCATTTTTCTTAGCAGTACAGTTTCACCCAGAGTTCACTTCGCGTTTAGTTAGGGTCAATCCTGCTATTTTTTCTTTTATTAAAGCGTCTTTAGAAAGTCATGCTAAATAA
- the dnaA gene encoding chromosomal replication initiator protein DnaA, protein MNIKDFLLEFKTEISNNEYNTYISHLQFSEKLSKNNILVFIAPNHFLAKFIQTKYAQKLAYFYEVKTGINPQIKITTSDQKIEKNHHFSMDISQIKFQSTILNPSFTFESFVVGDSNQFAYATCKAITDKSKLGKLYNPIFIYGPTGLGKTHLLQAVGNICLDNGYKVIYATSDNFINDFTMHLNNKTMSKFHEKYKNCDVLLIDDVQFLGKTDKIQEEFFFTFNEIKEKFGQIIMTSDNPPNMLKGITERLKSRFANGIIADITPPQLDTKIAIIKKKCEFNAIYLKPEVISYIATSMGDNIREIEGMITNLNAQARLFNQEITLEIVKSFMKDHIKETKENISVEDILADVSKSYNLKPNDIKSNKKTQNIVMARRVVIFLARELTTMSMPQLARFFNMKDHTAISHNIKKIQELMSENENLKAIVDELRNKILTKIKSAM, encoded by the coding sequence ATGAATATAAAAGATTTTTTACTTGAATTTAAAACAGAAATTAGCAACAACGAATACAATACTTACATTTCTCACTTGCAATTTAGTGAAAAATTAAGTAAAAATAATATCTTAGTATTTATCGCACCAAATCATTTTTTGGCTAAATTTATACAAACAAAATATGCACAAAAATTGGCTTATTTTTATGAAGTAAAAACAGGTATTAATCCTCAGATTAAAATCACAACAAGCGACCAAAAAATAGAAAAAAATCATCATTTTTCTATGGATATTTCACAGATTAAATTCCAAAGTACTATTTTAAATCCTTCTTTTACTTTTGAAAGTTTTGTTGTGGGAGATTCTAATCAATTTGCCTATGCAACTTGCAAAGCCATAACCGATAAAAGCAAACTCGGAAAATTATACAATCCTATTTTTATCTATGGTCCTACAGGGCTTGGAAAAACTCACTTGCTTCAAGCAGTTGGAAATATATGCTTAGACAATGGTTATAAAGTAATTTATGCAACAAGTGATAATTTTATCAATGATTTTACCATGCATTTAAATAACAAAACCATGAGTAAATTCCACGAAAAATACAAAAATTGTGATGTTTTACTCATCGATGATGTACAGTTTTTAGGTAAAACAGATAAAATTCAAGAGGAATTTTTCTTTACTTTTAATGAGATCAAAGAAAAATTTGGGCAAATCATCATGACAAGTGATAATCCCCCAAATATGCTAAAAGGCATAACAGAACGCTTAAAAAGTCGTTTCGCAAATGGGATCATCGCAGATATCACACCTCCACAGCTTGATACAAAAATCGCAATTATTAAGAAAAAATGTGAATTCAATGCTATTTATCTTAAACCTGAAGTCATAAGCTATATCGCTACTTCAATGGGAGATAATATCCGAGAAATCGAGGGTATGATCACTAACTTAAATGCTCAAGCAAGACTTTTTAACCAAGAAATCACTTTAGAAATCGTCAAAAGCTTTATGAAAGATCATATCAAAGAAACAAAAGAAAACATCAGTGTTGAAGATATACTTGCTGATGTTTCAAAAAGCTATAATCTCAAGCCAAATGATATAAAATCAAACAAAAAAACACAAAATATCGTTATGGCAAGAAGGGTTGTGATATTTTTAGCAAGAGAGCTTACAACTATGTCTATGCCTCAACTAGCAAGATTTTTTAACATGAAAGATCATACGGCCATTTCACATAATATTAAAAAAATTCAAGAGCTAATGAGTGAAAATGAAAATCTAAAAGCCATAGTAGATGAACTAAGAAATAAAATTTTGACAAAAATAAAAAGTGCCATGTGA
- the sorB gene encoding sulfite:cytochrome c oxidoreductase monoheme cytochrome C subunit: MTKKIILLLCVGFSFLFANAQYKINPDTGLIVDENSPLVEAHCLACHGSGLITNMRASREAWLAAIRWMQASEGLWEIPADDEERILNYLTKYYGEKYDTRRRIPLVLLEK; this comes from the coding sequence ATGACTAAAAAAATTATTTTACTTTTATGTGTAGGATTTTCTTTTCTTTTTGCTAATGCACAGTATAAAATCAATCCTGATACGGGATTGATTGTAGATGAAAATTCACCTTTAGTAGAAGCACATTGTCTTGCTTGTCATGGATCAGGCTTGATAACAAATATGCGTGCAAGTAGAGAAGCTTGGCTTGCTGCTATTAGATGGATGCAAGCTTCTGAAGGTTTATGGGAAATTCCAGCTGATGATGAAGAAAGAATTTTAAATTATCTTACAAAATATTATGGAGAAAAATACGACACTAGAAGGAGAATTCCTTTAGTTTTACTAGAAAAATAA
- a CDS encoding alkylphosphonate utilization protein — protein sequence MPKDANGTELNAGDSVSVVKDLKVKGASTTLKRGTTIKNIKLTNKDTEIEAKVDKFGVIVLKTEFLKKI from the coding sequence ATGCCAAAAGATGCAAATGGAACTGAGCTGAATGCAGGTGATAGTGTAAGTGTTGTTAAAGATTTAAAAGTAAAAGGTGCAAGCACTACTTTAAAACGTGGTACTACTATAAAAAATATTAAATTAACAAACAAAGACACTGAAATCGAAGCTAAAGTAGATAAATTTGGTGTGATTGTTTTGAAAACTGAATTTCTTAAAAAAATATAA
- the dnaN gene encoding DNA polymerase III subunit beta: MKISINKNTLESAIVLTNSYVDKKDSSNIASHLLFEVVEDKLIIRASDYEIGINYKIKKIKVESAGFATANAKSILDIIKSLNNEDVVLETIENFLFIRQKGTKYKLPMFNYDDFPNFPSTEGKDKFDIDSSDLSRSLKKILPAVDTNNPKYSLNGALLDIKTTHISFVGTDTKRLAIFTLNKTNEKEFNLCIPKKAILEMQKIFFEKIEIYYDENILIAKNDNFEFFTKLINDKFPDYERVIPKNISKEFVFKTEDFMDALKKINVITEKMKLNFHKDKLVFEGISLDNMEAKTELEMELNIDEEFNLCIKNKFITDFLNSIESETFKLSINEPHMAFLVSSEELQTVIMPVIL, encoded by the coding sequence ATGAAAATTAGCATTAACAAAAATACTTTAGAATCCGCTATAGTTTTAACTAACTCTTATGTAGATAAAAAAGACTCAAGCAATATTGCTTCTCACTTACTTTTTGAAGTAGTTGAAGATAAATTAATCATCAGAGCAAGTGATTATGAAATAGGGATTAATTATAAAATCAAAAAAATCAAAGTAGAAAGCGCTGGTTTTGCAACTGCTAATGCTAAAAGTATCTTAGATATCATTAAAAGCTTAAATAATGAAGATGTAGTTTTAGAAACCATAGAAAATTTCCTTTTCATTAGACAAAAAGGAACTAAATACAAACTTCCTATGTTTAACTATGATGATTTTCCAAATTTCCCAAGCACTGAAGGAAAAGATAAATTTGACATTGATTCAAGTGATTTAAGTAGATCTTTGAAAAAAATCCTACCTGCAGTTGATACTAATAATCCAAAGTATTCTTTAAATGGTGCATTACTTGATATAAAAACTACTCATATTAGCTTTGTAGGTACAGATACAAAACGTCTTGCTATCTTTACACTAAATAAAACAAATGAAAAAGAATTTAACCTTTGTATTCCTAAAAAAGCCATTTTAGAAATGCAAAAAATCTTTTTTGAAAAAATTGAAATTTATTATGATGAAAATATATTGATTGCAAAAAATGATAATTTTGAATTTTTCACAAAACTTATCAATGATAAATTTCCTGATTATGAAAGAGTAATTCCAAAAAACATCTCAAAAGAATTTGTTTTTAAAACAGAAGATTTTATGGACGCATTGAAAAAAATCAATGTAATTACTGAAAAAATGAAACTTAATTTCCATAAAGATAAACTTGTATTTGAAGGTATTAGTTTAGATAATATGGAAGCAAAAACTGAACTTGAAATGGAACTTAATATAGATGAAGAATTTAATCTTTGCATTAAAAACAAATTCATCACTGACTTTTTAAATTCTATCGAAAGTGAAACATTTAAACTTAGTATAAATGAGCCTCATATGGCATTTTTAGTTTCAAGTGAAGAATTACAAACTGTGATTATGCCAGTTATTTTATAA
- the gyrB gene encoding DNA topoisomerase (ATP-hydrolyzing) subunit B, whose product MQENQNYGAGNIKVLKGLEAVRKRPGMYIGDTNIGGLHHMIYEVVDNSIDEAMAGFCDTINVEITTEGSCIVSDNGRGIPVGIHPTENIPTLTVVLTVLHAGGKFDKDTYKVSGGLHGVGVSVVNALSKKLVATVHRDGEIYRQEFSEGKVTSDFETIGKSKKTGTIIEFWPDDQIFEVTNFDYEILAKRFRELAYLNPKITINFKDNRVGKAESFHFEGGISQFVTDLNKKQALTKAIFFNVDEEDVNVEVALLYNDSYSENLLSFVNNIKTPDGGTHEAGFRMGLTRVISNYIEANASAREKDSKITGDDVREGLIAVVSVKVPEPQFEGQTKGKLGSSYVRPIVSKASFEYLTKYFEENPIEAKAIMNKALMAARGREAAKKARELTRKKESSSVGTLPGKLADCQSKDPSESEIYLVEGDSAGGSAKQGRERTFQAILPLRGKILNVEKARLDKILKSEQIQNMITAFGCGIGDEFDIEKLRYHKIIIMTDADVDGSHIQTLLLTFFFRFMNDLVANGHIYLAQPPLYRYKKGQKKEIYLKDEKALNDYLIETGIESSTYEGIGLNDLKDFLKIVAAYRSVLKELEKRFNVISVIRYLIENPDYIKASNEELFKVIKEFLEKQNHNILNSYINENEIRVYVQTENGLEELIINDDLFANPLYEEANYIYQKIKDRDLKFDKDILEILDEVEKNAKKGAYIQRYKGLGEMNPEQLWETTMDPSNRRLLKITIEDAQRANDTFNLFMGDDVEPRREYIQAHAKDVKHLDV is encoded by the coding sequence ATGCAAGAAAATCAAAATTACGGCGCAGGAAATATTAAAGTTTTAAAAGGCTTAGAAGCTGTTAGAAAACGCCCTGGTATGTACATAGGTGATACCAATATAGGCGGTCTTCATCATATGATCTATGAAGTAGTGGATAACTCTATCGATGAAGCTATGGCTGGATTTTGTGATACGATTAATGTAGAAATCACTACTGAAGGTTCTTGTATAGTAAGTGATAATGGTCGTGGTATCCCTGTGGGAATTCACCCTACTGAAAATATCCCTACTTTAACTGTAGTTTTAACCGTGCTTCATGCAGGTGGAAAATTTGATAAAGATACTTATAAAGTTTCAGGTGGTTTGCACGGGGTTGGTGTGAGCGTTGTAAATGCTTTATCAAAAAAATTAGTTGCTACAGTGCATAGAGATGGAGAAATTTACCGACAAGAATTTTCAGAAGGTAAAGTTACAAGTGATTTTGAAACTATAGGCAAAAGTAAAAAAACAGGTACGATTATAGAATTTTGGCCTGATGATCAAATTTTTGAAGTGACTAATTTTGATTATGAAATTTTAGCAAAAAGATTTCGTGAACTTGCGTATTTAAATCCAAAGATTACTATTAATTTTAAAGATAACCGCGTAGGAAAAGCAGAAAGTTTTCATTTTGAAGGTGGTATAAGTCAGTTTGTTACAGATTTAAATAAAAAACAAGCTTTAACTAAGGCAATATTTTTCAATGTAGATGAAGAAGATGTAAATGTTGAAGTGGCATTGCTTTATAATGATAGTTACAGTGAAAATTTACTTTCTTTTGTGAATAACATCAAAACTCCAGATGGTGGAACGCACGAAGCTGGTTTTAGAATGGGTTTAACTCGTGTTATTAGTAACTATATTGAAGCTAATGCTAGTGCTAGAGAAAAAGATTCTAAAATCACAGGAGATGATGTAAGAGAAGGTTTGATAGCAGTAGTAAGCGTTAAAGTACCTGAACCACAGTTTGAAGGGCAAACTAAAGGAAAATTAGGTTCAAGTTATGTTAGACCTATAGTTTCTAAAGCTTCTTTTGAATATTTAACAAAATATTTTGAAGAAAATCCTATCGAAGCAAAAGCTATCATGAATAAAGCTTTAATGGCAGCTCGTGGTAGAGAGGCAGCTAAAAAAGCTAGAGAATTAACAAGAAAAAAAGAAAGTTCAAGTGTAGGGACTTTACCAGGTAAATTAGCTGATTGTCAAAGCAAAGATCCAAGCGAAAGCGAAATTTATTTAGTTGAGGGTGATAGTGCGGGAGGTTCTGCAAAACAAGGTAGAGAAAGAACTTTCCAAGCGATTTTACCTTTAAGAGGTAAAATACTTAACGTAGAAAAAGCAAGACTTGATAAAATTTTAAAATCAGAACAAATTCAAAATATGATCACAGCTTTTGGTTGTGGGATCGGCGATGAGTTTGATATAGAAAAATTAAGATATCATAAAATCATCATCATGACCGATGCTGATGTTGATGGTTCTCACATACAAACTTTACTTTTAACATTCTTTTTCCGTTTTATGAATGATCTTGTGGCAAATGGACATATTTATTTAGCTCAACCTCCTTTATACCGCTACAAAAAAGGTCAGAAAAAAGAAATTTATCTAAAAGATGAAAAAGCTTTAAATGATTATTTGATTGAAACAGGTATAGAGAGTTCTACTTATGAAGGTATAGGCTTGAATGATTTAAAAGATTTTCTAAAAATCGTTGCAGCTTATAGAAGTGTTTTAAAAGAATTAGAAAAAAGATTTAATGTGATTTCAGTGATTAGGTATTTGATAGAAAATCCTGATTATATTAAAGCTTCTAATGAAGAATTATTTAAAGTCATAAAAGAATTTTTAGAAAAACAAAATCATAACATCTTAAATTCATACATCAATGAAAATGAAATTCGTGTTTACGTGCAAACTGAAAATGGCTTAGAAGAACTTATCATCAATGATGATTTATTTGCTAATCCTTTATATGAAGAGGCAAATTATATTTATCAAAAAATCAAAGATAGAGATTTAAAATTTGATAAAGATATTTTAGAAATTTTAGATGAAGTTGAAAAAAATGCTAAAAAAGGTGCTTATATACAACGTTATAAAGGTCTTGGTGAGATGAATCCTGAACAACTTTGGGAAACAACTATGGATCCAAGTAATCGTCGTTTATTAAAAATCACCATAGAAGATGCTCAAAGAGCAAATGATACTTTTAATCTTTTCATGGGTGATGATGTAGAACCACGCCGTGAGTATATACAAGCTCATGCTAAAGATGTTAAACATTTAGATGTTTGA
- the queF gene encoding preQ(1) synthase → MKYGEKEIKEFSVENMEVWPNDAKNDYVIKITLPEFMCCCPRSGYPDFATIYLEYIPNKLVVELKAIKLYINTFMYRNVSHEASINEIYNTLKEKLDPKWIKVVGDFNPRGNVHTVIECRSDLVVPK, encoded by the coding sequence ATGAAATATGGTGAAAAAGAGATTAAAGAATTTAGTGTAGAAAATATGGAAGTTTGGCCAAATGATGCTAAAAATGACTATGTGATTAAAATCACTTTACCTGAATTTATGTGTTGTTGTCCACGTAGTGGGTATCCTGATTTTGCTACAATTTACTTAGAATATATTCCAAATAAATTAGTAGTAGAACTTAAAGCAATCAAACTTTATATCAATACCTTTATGTATAGAAATGTTTCACATGAAGCAAGTATCAATGAAATTTATAACACTTTAAAAGAAAAACTTGATCCAAAATGGATAAAAGTGGTAGGCGATTTTAACCCTCGTGGTAATGTTCATACTGTGATTGAATGCAGATCTGATCTAGTAGTGCCTAAGTGA
- a CDS encoding outer membrane beta-barrel protein — MKLKIFSLVACVALASNLALADENSGLLLGVDAGWFHTKVKSDIEHSQSKSVKFNGDLEGNIPVFGLKIGYRLNENHRLYGAYNYSSELSDVINVSKLKIDGEFTTHKFLLGYDFTPKIFEKTRAVLGLYGGYARTDMTLKTSLLSISQDFDGYTYGAKIGALYELNQANEIEFGFKAEQTHYNTRNFYQSTVGSNFYDPKQTNYGLYLGYTYKF, encoded by the coding sequence ATGAAGTTAAAAATATTTTCTTTAGTTGCATGTGTTGCTTTAGCTTCAAATTTAGCTTTAGCGGATGAAAATTCTGGTTTGCTTTTAGGTGTTGATGCGGGGTGGTTTCATACTAAAGTAAAATCTGACATTGAACATAGTCAATCAAAAAGTGTTAAATTTAATGGTGATTTAGAAGGTAATATCCCTGTTTTTGGTTTAAAAATAGGTTATCGCTTGAATGAAAATCATAGACTTTATGGTGCTTATAATTATTCAAGTGAATTAAGCGATGTTATCAATGTATCAAAATTAAAAATTGATGGAGAATTCACTACTCATAAGTTTTTACTTGGTTATGATTTTACTCCAAAAATCTTTGAAAAAACTAGAGCGGTTTTAGGATTATATGGCGGATATGCAAGAACAGATATGACTTTAAAAACAAGTCTTTTATCTATTTCACAAGACTTTGATGGTTATACTTATGGAGCAAAAATTGGTGCTTTATATGAGTTAAATCAAGCAAATGAAATAGAATTTGGTTTTAAAGCTGAACAAACTCATTATAATACAAGAAATTTCTACCAAAGCACTGTAGGTTCAAACTTTTACGATCCTAAACAAACAAATTACGGTTTATATCTAGGATATACTTATAAATTTTAA
- the thyX gene encoding FAD-dependent thymidylate synthase translates to MKITLLNHTPLSVCSHATRTCWQSFDKGDCGGEKDKELIDRVGNKFKHASTLEHLNYTFYIQGISRACLQEVARHRHTSPSVKSTRYTLKELRNEGEFKENDFENAKRYLVLTGNEVVDNASIKALENLRLILQNSISLDIAKYCLPESYKTELTLTINARSLQNFISLRSSKSALWEIRQLANALFENLPEEHQFIFKHCVYQEENSQS, encoded by the coding sequence ATGAAAATCACATTATTAAATCATACTCCACTTTCTGTATGTTCTCACGCAACAAGGACATGTTGGCAAAGTTTTGACAAAGGTGATTGTGGTGGTGAAAAAGACAAAGAATTAATTGATCGTGTGGGAAATAAATTCAAACATGCTTCAACCTTAGAACACTTAAACTATACTTTTTATATACAAGGTATTTCAAGAGCATGTTTACAAGAAGTCGCAAGACACCGTCACACTAGTCCTAGTGTAAAAAGCACAAGATATACTTTAAAAGAACTAAGAAATGAAGGTGAATTTAAAGAAAATGATTTTGAAAATGCTAAAAGATATTTAGTTTTAACCGGAAATGAAGTGGTAGATAATGCAAGTATTAAAGCTTTAGAAAATCTGCGTTTGATTTTACAAAATAGCATTAGCTTAGATATAGCAAAATACTGCTTACCAGAAAGCTATAAGACCGAATTAACCTTAACAATTAATGCAAGAAGTTTGCAAAATTTTATTAGTTTAAGAAGCTCAAAATCAGCTCTTTGGGAGATAAGACAACTCGCAAATGCTTTATTTGAAAACTTGCCTGAGGAACATCAATTTATTTTTAAACATTGTGTTTATCAAGAAGAAAATTCCCAAAGCTAA